A part of Gambusia affinis linkage group LG19, SWU_Gaff_1.0, whole genome shotgun sequence genomic DNA contains:
- the mapk3 gene encoding mitogen-activated protein kinase 3, which produces MADSCGDMPVKAENSECAEIVVDTTEPSKAISTGTGLGSGAGPCPSSDPAPGSDIGSDPRPGLDPDPEAAPKPIPMSVSKLEEAAAPGSGVVSGSDSSLGAESGSTEPMTLSESEEAAAAAPRTEPGHARNPGHVPGSGRATCADSVPMAISGPEEAAPPPRLPKTDVELVKGQAFDVGPRYTNLAYIGEGAYGMVCSAQDNWTQQRVAIKKISPFEHQTYCQRTLREIKILLRFRHENIIGINDIIRAPQLENMRDVYIVQTLMETDLYKLLKTQKLSNEHVCYFLYQILIGYYLIERHKLSFVFLFLFQICDFGLARIADPVHDHTGFLTEYVATRWYRAPEIMLNSKGYSKSIDMWSVGCILAEMLSNKPIFPGKHYLDQLNHILGVLGSPSQEDLNCIINLKARNYLQSLPPKTRIPWDRLFPKADPKALDLLGCMLTFNPNKRITVEDALAHPYLEQYYDPTDEPEAETPFDFTTELDDLPKETLKEMIYDETARFQTIS; this is translated from the exons ATGGCGGATTCATGCGGCGATATGCCTGTCAAGGCCGAGAACTCGGAGTGCGCTGAAATAGTTGTTGATACAACTGAGCCGTCGAAAGCGATTAGTACTGGTACTGGTCTCGGCTCTGGCGCTGGTCCTTGCCCCAGCTCTGACCCTGCCCCTGGCTCAGACATTGGCTCTGACCCCCGTCCTGGACTCGACCCCGACCCTGAAGCTGCACCTAAACCCATCCCCATGTCTGTATCCAAACTGGAGGAGGCAGCGGCCCCTGGTTCTGGCGTTGTCTCCGGTTCTGACTCTTCTCTTGGCGCCGAATCTGGCTCAACAGAACCCATGACTTTGTCCGAGTCTGAGGAGGCAGCGGCCGCTGCTCCTAGGACTGAACCTGGTCATGCTCGCAACCCCGGCCATGTCCCTGGTTCTGGTCGTGCCACCTGCGCCGACTCTGTCCCCATGGCTATCTCTGGACCGGAGGAGGCTGCGCCACCACCTCGGTTACCCAAAACAGACGTGGAGCTGGTGAAGGGACAGGCATTTGACGTTGGACCCCGCTACACCAACCTGGCTTACATCGGGGAGGGAGCGTACGGGATGGTGTG TTCAGCTCAGGACAACTGGACCCAACAGCGGGTGGCCATCAAGAAAATCAGCCCGTTTGAGCACCAGACGTACTGCCAGCGCACGCTGCGAGAGATCAAGATCCTGCTGCGCTTCCGCCACGAGAACATCATCGGGATCAATGACATCATCAGGGCGCCGCAGTTGGAGAACATGAGAGACGT CTACATCGTGCAAACGCTGATGGAGACGGACTTGTACAAGCTCTTGAAGACCCAGAAGCTGAGCAACGAGCACGTGTGCTACTTCCTTTACCAGATCCTGATTGGTTATTATTTAATAGAGCGACACAAGTTA tcttttgtttttttgttcctttttcagATTTGCGACTTCGGCCTGGCTCGGATAGCCGATCCAGTTCACGACCACACTGGTTTCCTCACAGAGTACGTGGCCACACGTTGGTACAGAGCCCCAGAAATCATGCTCAACTCAAAG GGCTACTCAAAGTCTATCGACATGTGGTCAGTGGGCTGCATCCTGGCTGAGATGTTGTCAAACAAACCCATCTTTCCTGGGAAACACTACTTGGACCAACTAAACCACATACTGG GCGTACTTGGCTCCCCGTCTCAAGAAGATCTGAACTGCATAATTAACCTGAAGGCGCGCAACTACCTTCAATCCCTGCCCCCCAAGACCAGGATTCCCTGGGACAGACTCTTTCCAAAGGCAGATCCAAAAG CCTTGGACCTGTTGGGTTGCATGTTGACCTTTAACCCCAACAAGCGCATCACTGTTGAAGATGCCCTGGCTCATCCCTACCTGGAGCAGTACTACGACCCCACCGACGAG CCCGAAGCGGAGACGCCATTCGACTTCACAACAGAACTGGACGATCTTCCCAAGGAGACGCTGAAGGAAATGATCTACGACGAAACGGCTCGTTTCCAGACGATCAGCTGA
- the gdpd3a gene encoding lysophospholipase D GDPD3a isoform X2: MSVFLCSVLPPLGLYTLISRYLLKNPHYLHRKKKTAFYCTQISHRGGSGEKIENTMEAFTNALEKGSQMLEMDCHLTKDGHVVVSHDENLKRQTGVDKDISSLNLEDLPLYKEKLEVVFNAGHENDSGTDRKIALLEDVFRTFPNIPVSIEIKEDNPQLMREVSTLVKRYDREGITLWASEDAKILNKCRSINGSMPYSFSKQRGILLLLLYYTGLLPFVPVGESVLQFYLPRLINRTYIPENPEILKKSWVVSLIDKTTMRKNLFKHLADRGIQVHLFVCNKNEDIKAAFDLGATGVMTDYPTLLSTYVKTHMGVDDPNSSNTPEQLLLEPQKHQRLEQTLPDQGGNPCVQTEQD, encoded by the exons ATGAGCGTGTTTCTGTGCTCCGTCCTCCCTCCGTTGGGACTGTACACCCTGATCTCACGGTATCTGCTGAAGAACCCACACTATCTCCACcggaagaagaaaacagctttCTACTGCACTCAAATTTCACACCGAGGAG GATCTGGAGAGAAGATAGAAAATACGATGGAGGCGTTCACAAA TGCGCTAGAAAAAGGCTCACAGATGCTGGAGATGGACTGCCACCTGACGAAGGATGGACATGTGGTGGTTTCTCACGACGAGAACTTGAAGAGGCAGACCGGCGTAGACAAAGACATCTCCTCACTCAATCTGGAG gaTTTGCCTCTGTATAAGGAAAAGCTGGAGGTGGTATTCAATGCAG GCCACGAGAACGACAGTGGTACAGACAGAAAGATTGCTCTACTAGAAGATGTGTTCAGGACGTTCCCAAACATCCCTGTCAGCATCGAGATCAAGGAGGACAACCCGCAGCTGATGCGAGAG GTGTCAACCCTGGTTAAACGCTACGACAGGGAGGGAATCACTCTGTGGGCTTCCGAGGATGCCAAAATCCTGAACAAGTGTCGCAGTATC AACGGCTCTATGCCCTACAGTTTCTCCAAACAGCGCGGCATCCTGCTTCTGCTTCTCTATTACACTGGCCTGCTGCCCTTTGTACCTGTGGGAGAGAGCGTACTGCAGTTCTACCTGCCACGCCTCATTAACAG GACCTACATACCCGAAAACCCCGAAATCCTGAAGAAAAGCTGGGTTGTTTCTTTAATAGATAA gacaacaatgagaaaaaaccttttcaagCACCTTGCAGACCGAGGGATACAG gttcatttatttgtttgcaataaaaatgaagacATCAAGGCTGCGTTTGACCTGGGAGCCACAGGAGTCATGACTGATTATCCAACTCTGCTCTCTACCTACGTCAAAACACACATGGGAGTGGATGATCccaacagcagcaacactcCAGAACAACTGCTCTTAGAACCGCAAAAACACCAAAGACTAGAACAGACATTGCCAGACCAAGGGGGGAATCCATGCGTCCAAACTGAACAGGATTAG
- the gdpd3a gene encoding lysophospholipase D GDPD3a isoform X1, whose protein sequence is MSVFLCSVLPPLGLYTLISRYLLKNPHYLHRKKKTAFYCTQISHRGGKRGAAEGGIYDPRCAMTPKLNAFLKTYPSGIKKINGSGEKIENTMEAFTNALEKGSQMLEMDCHLTKDGHVVVSHDENLKRQTGVDKDISSLNLEDLPLYKEKLEVVFNAGHENDSGTDRKIALLEDVFRTFPNIPVSIEIKEDNPQLMREVSTLVKRYDREGITLWASEDAKILNKCRSINGSMPYSFSKQRGILLLLLYYTGLLPFVPVGESVLQFYLPRLINRTYIPENPEILKKSWVVSLIDKTTMRKNLFKHLADRGIQVHLFVCNKNEDIKAAFDLGATGVMTDYPTLLSTYVKTHMGVDDPNSSNTPEQLLLEPQKHQRLEQTLPDQGGNPCVQTEQD, encoded by the exons ATGAGCGTGTTTCTGTGCTCCGTCCTCCCTCCGTTGGGACTGTACACCCTGATCTCACGGTATCTGCTGAAGAACCCACACTATCTCCACcggaagaagaaaacagctttCTACTGCACTCAAATTTCACACCGAGGAGGTAAGAGGGGGGCTGCGGAGGGAGGGATCTATGATCCACGCTGTGCGATGACCCCAAAGCTCAACGCTTTCCTGAAGACATATCCGAGTGggatcaagaaaataaatg GATCTGGAGAGAAGATAGAAAATACGATGGAGGCGTTCACAAA TGCGCTAGAAAAAGGCTCACAGATGCTGGAGATGGACTGCCACCTGACGAAGGATGGACATGTGGTGGTTTCTCACGACGAGAACTTGAAGAGGCAGACCGGCGTAGACAAAGACATCTCCTCACTCAATCTGGAG gaTTTGCCTCTGTATAAGGAAAAGCTGGAGGTGGTATTCAATGCAG GCCACGAGAACGACAGTGGTACAGACAGAAAGATTGCTCTACTAGAAGATGTGTTCAGGACGTTCCCAAACATCCCTGTCAGCATCGAGATCAAGGAGGACAACCCGCAGCTGATGCGAGAG GTGTCAACCCTGGTTAAACGCTACGACAGGGAGGGAATCACTCTGTGGGCTTCCGAGGATGCCAAAATCCTGAACAAGTGTCGCAGTATC AACGGCTCTATGCCCTACAGTTTCTCCAAACAGCGCGGCATCCTGCTTCTGCTTCTCTATTACACTGGCCTGCTGCCCTTTGTACCTGTGGGAGAGAGCGTACTGCAGTTCTACCTGCCACGCCTCATTAACAG GACCTACATACCCGAAAACCCCGAAATCCTGAAGAAAAGCTGGGTTGTTTCTTTAATAGATAA gacaacaatgagaaaaaaccttttcaagCACCTTGCAGACCGAGGGATACAG gttcatttatttgtttgcaataaaaatgaagacATCAAGGCTGCGTTTGACCTGGGAGCCACAGGAGTCATGACTGATTATCCAACTCTGCTCTCTACCTACGTCAAAACACACATGGGAGTGGATGATCccaacagcagcaacactcCAGAACAACTGCTCTTAGAACCGCAAAAACACCAAAGACTAGAACAGACATTGCCAGACCAAGGGGGGAATCCATGCGTCCAAACTGAACAGGATTAG
- the gdpd3a gene encoding lysophospholipase D GDPD3a isoform X3, with translation MEAFTNALEKGSQMLEMDCHLTKDGHVVVSHDENLKRQTGVDKDISSLNLEDLPLYKEKLEVVFNAGHENDSGTDRKIALLEDVFRTFPNIPVSIEIKEDNPQLMREVSTLVKRYDREGITLWASEDAKILNKCRSINGSMPYSFSKQRGILLLLLYYTGLLPFVPVGESVLQFYLPRLINRTYIPENPEILKKSWVVSLIDKTTMRKNLFKHLADRGIQVHLFVCNKNEDIKAAFDLGATGVMTDYPTLLSTYVKTHMGVDDPNSSNTPEQLLLEPQKHQRLEQTLPDQGGNPCVQTEQD, from the exons ATGGAGGCGTTCACAAA TGCGCTAGAAAAAGGCTCACAGATGCTGGAGATGGACTGCCACCTGACGAAGGATGGACATGTGGTGGTTTCTCACGACGAGAACTTGAAGAGGCAGACCGGCGTAGACAAAGACATCTCCTCACTCAATCTGGAG gaTTTGCCTCTGTATAAGGAAAAGCTGGAGGTGGTATTCAATGCAG GCCACGAGAACGACAGTGGTACAGACAGAAAGATTGCTCTACTAGAAGATGTGTTCAGGACGTTCCCAAACATCCCTGTCAGCATCGAGATCAAGGAGGACAACCCGCAGCTGATGCGAGAG GTGTCAACCCTGGTTAAACGCTACGACAGGGAGGGAATCACTCTGTGGGCTTCCGAGGATGCCAAAATCCTGAACAAGTGTCGCAGTATC AACGGCTCTATGCCCTACAGTTTCTCCAAACAGCGCGGCATCCTGCTTCTGCTTCTCTATTACACTGGCCTGCTGCCCTTTGTACCTGTGGGAGAGAGCGTACTGCAGTTCTACCTGCCACGCCTCATTAACAG GACCTACATACCCGAAAACCCCGAAATCCTGAAGAAAAGCTGGGTTGTTTCTTTAATAGATAA gacaacaatgagaaaaaaccttttcaagCACCTTGCAGACCGAGGGATACAG gttcatttatttgtttgcaataaaaatgaagacATCAAGGCTGCGTTTGACCTGGGAGCCACAGGAGTCATGACTGATTATCCAACTCTGCTCTCTACCTACGTCAAAACACACATGGGAGTGGATGATCccaacagcagcaacactcCAGAACAACTGCTCTTAGAACCGCAAAAACACCAAAGACTAGAACAGACATTGCCAGACCAAGGGGGGAATCCATGCGTCCAAACTGAACAGGATTAG